In Opitutaceae bacterium TAV5, one genomic interval encodes:
- a CDS encoding acetylxylan esterase produces the protein MKTPSRLLFPLLSLAALATTLSAAVIPATDPQLRYTGRFDRTDQAGPRCTWTASAVALTLTGGSASVTLKGATGKNHWQVVIDGQPASVLALEAGEKEYLLASNLPPGQHTIELVKRTEASQGATQIVSFRIDDAEKLLPTPVRSRRIEVIGDSISCGYGNEAASKEEKFTPATENGWLAYGAVAARAVDADYTCIAWAGKRLWPGNSIIDLYDQTAPTVTSAKWDFASVPAPDAVVINLGTNEFNDQKNPNEAGWTTAYLRFIREIRTRYPEALVYCTVGPMLSNWPGDRKPRETILGYLAKVVEQANAAGGPPVRLIDFGTQYQHHGIGASWHPSVKTHSLMAEKLTAALKQDLGW, from the coding sequence ATGAAAACGCCCTCCCGCCTCCTGTTCCCTCTTCTCTCGCTTGCCGCGCTGGCCACCACGCTTTCCGCCGCCGTCATCCCCGCGACCGATCCGCAACTCCGCTACACCGGTCGCTTCGACCGCACCGATCAGGCCGGCCCCCGCTGCACCTGGACAGCCAGCGCCGTCGCCCTCACCCTCACCGGCGGCTCCGCCAGCGTCACCCTCAAGGGCGCAACCGGCAAAAACCACTGGCAAGTCGTCATCGACGGCCAGCCCGCCAGCGTCCTCGCCCTCGAAGCCGGCGAAAAAGAATACCTCCTCGCCAGCAATCTCCCTCCCGGCCAGCACACCATCGAGCTCGTCAAACGCACCGAAGCCTCCCAAGGCGCCACGCAAATCGTGTCCTTTCGCATCGACGATGCGGAAAAGCTCCTGCCCACCCCCGTCCGCTCCCGCCGCATCGAGGTCATCGGCGATTCCATCAGTTGCGGCTACGGCAACGAAGCCGCCAGCAAGGAAGAAAAATTCACCCCCGCCACCGAAAACGGCTGGCTTGCTTACGGCGCCGTCGCCGCCCGCGCCGTGGATGCCGACTACACCTGCATCGCCTGGGCCGGCAAACGCCTCTGGCCCGGCAACAGCATCATTGATCTCTACGACCAGACCGCGCCCACCGTCACCTCGGCCAAATGGGATTTCGCTTCCGTCCCCGCGCCCGACGCCGTCGTCATCAACCTCGGCACCAACGAATTTAACGATCAGAAAAACCCCAACGAAGCCGGCTGGACCACCGCCTACCTCCGCTTCATCCGCGAAATCCGCACCCGCTACCCCGAGGCCCTCGTTTATTGCACCGTCGGCCCCATGCTCAGCAACTGGCCCGGCGACCGCAAACCCCGCGAGACCATCCTCGGTTATCTCGCCAAGGTCGTCGAGCAGGCCAACGCCGCCGGCGGCCCCCCCGTGCGCCTGATCGACTTCGGCACGCAGTATCAACACCACGGCATCGGCGCTTCCTGGCACCCCAGCGTCAAGACCCACTCCCTCATGGCCGAAAAACTCACCGCCGCCCTCAAGCAGGACCTCGGTTGGTAA
- a CDS encoding glycoside hydrolase family 5 has protein sequence MHKPRPFCRLCHALITALVAGLPLLAAAPAFAADAASESAPTVSSPTVSSPSILPDGTFETLDPATGRPAGWPGGRAVSWETEPDPATGQQNRFLRITSGGPARMDSLYLPVTLPPGAGALEFSARARVTDLKKGPKSWNDARVIMNFKDATGKQIGSAPPVWFGANTEGWKTPVTRFLVPPGATTLDFQPTMFNAAAGTLDLDDVILRPIPRAPLEAELARNAPPPAPPREVSDPKKFPPEIRVQGNRLVSLRDGSEVWLQGVNVASMEWRANGENVLRSTLVAIEDWKASVIRIPVKEEYWYGRNETQSDGGKAYRELADAVITLAANRGAYVVIDLHRYRAPRPEHIEFWTDVATLYKNHPAVLFDLLNEAHGVSWELWRNGGFVEEKKKAGEEDTFLTDAEKKYNKHGFESPGMQKMVEVVRATGARNVIVAGGLDYAYDLSGIVNGYALTDTPDGNGIMYASHIYPWKRDWQGKMLDAAALHPILIGEVGADVKKMPFETDETFVPPGTWVPDMLGLIQKHRLNWTGWCFHPKAGPRMLADWKYTPTPFWGEPAKRALAGEKFELRRLR, from the coding sequence ATGCACAAACCACGCCCGTTCTGCCGCCTCTGCCATGCCCTGATCACTGCGCTTGTCGCCGGCCTGCCGCTGCTTGCCGCCGCACCCGCCTTCGCCGCCGACGCCGCGTCCGAATCCGCCCCCACCGTATCCTCCCCCACCGTATCCTCCCCATCGATACTCCCCGACGGCACCTTCGAGACCCTCGACCCCGCCACCGGCCGCCCCGCTGGCTGGCCCGGAGGCCGCGCCGTCTCCTGGGAGACCGAACCCGATCCCGCCACCGGCCAGCAAAACCGCTTCCTCCGCATCACCTCCGGCGGCCCCGCCCGGATGGATTCCCTCTACCTGCCGGTCACCTTGCCCCCCGGCGCCGGAGCCCTCGAATTCTCCGCCCGCGCCCGCGTCACCGACCTCAAAAAAGGCCCGAAATCCTGGAACGACGCCCGTGTCATCATGAATTTCAAGGACGCCACCGGGAAACAGATCGGCAGCGCTCCCCCCGTCTGGTTCGGCGCCAACACCGAAGGATGGAAAACCCCCGTCACCCGCTTCCTCGTGCCGCCCGGCGCCACCACGCTCGACTTCCAGCCCACGATGTTCAATGCCGCCGCCGGCACCCTCGACCTCGACGACGTCATCCTCCGCCCCATCCCCCGCGCTCCCCTCGAAGCCGAACTCGCCCGAAACGCCCCGCCGCCCGCCCCCCCGCGCGAGGTGTCCGACCCGAAAAAATTCCCTCCCGAAATCCGCGTCCAGGGCAACCGCCTCGTCTCCCTCCGCGACGGCAGCGAAGTCTGGCTGCAGGGCGTCAACGTCGCCAGCATGGAATGGCGCGCCAACGGCGAGAACGTCCTCCGCTCCACCCTCGTCGCCATCGAGGACTGGAAAGCCAGCGTCATCCGCATCCCCGTGAAGGAAGAATACTGGTACGGTCGCAACGAGACCCAGAGCGACGGCGGCAAGGCCTACCGCGAACTCGCCGACGCCGTCATCACCCTCGCCGCCAACCGCGGCGCCTATGTTGTCATCGACCTCCACCGCTACCGCGCCCCCCGCCCCGAGCACATCGAGTTCTGGACCGACGTCGCCACCCTCTACAAAAACCATCCCGCCGTCCTCTTCGATCTTCTCAACGAAGCCCACGGCGTCTCCTGGGAGCTCTGGCGCAACGGCGGCTTCGTCGAGGAAAAGAAAAAGGCCGGCGAAGAAGACACCTTCCTCACCGACGCCGAAAAAAAGTACAACAAGCACGGTTTCGAATCCCCCGGCATGCAAAAAATGGTCGAAGTCGTCCGCGCCACCGGCGCCCGCAACGTCATCGTCGCCGGTGGCCTCGACTACGCCTACGACCTCTCCGGCATCGTCAACGGCTACGCCCTCACCGACACGCCCGACGGCAACGGCATCATGTACGCCTCACACATCTATCCCTGGAAACGCGACTGGCAGGGCAAGATGCTCGACGCCGCCGCGCTCCACCCGATCCTCATCGGCGAAGTCGGCGCCGACGTCAAAAAAATGCCCTTCGAGACCGACGAGACTTTTGTCCCGCCCGGGACCTGGGTGCCCGACATGCTCGGGCTGATCCAAAAGCACCGCCTCAACTGGACCGGCTGGTGTTTCCACCCCAAAGCCGGCCCGCGCATGCTCGCCGACTGGAAATACACTCCCACGCCCTTCTGGGGCGAACCGGCCAAACGCGCCCTCGCCGGCGAAAAATTCGAACTCCGGCGCCTCCGCTAA
- a CDS encoding N-terminal cleavage protein has translation MKPASATPRDTSGNAAAFTLIELLTVIVIIGILCAIIIPTTVKVRQNARTAQCLSNLRQIGIASMAYANDNKDMLPLRGASDGDYNTTFPWPIGSSERGKTWNQKIASYMGMDWVSARSRFICQEANPKPDTDHKTTYNISFFLDRGPVKGRVSNLSKPIILVADFETGNYDGIWPWNASSYAGTAKRTQAFRHNGGTRQNVVLTDASARSLTGKQAGIFGGSTSIAPNLWMVPEDTKLPAPITLNPSAPSEFVP, from the coding sequence ATGAAACCCGCATCAGCCACTCCCCGAGACACTTCCGGCAACGCGGCCGCGTTCACGCTTATCGAACTCCTCACCGTCATCGTCATCATCGGGATCCTCTGCGCCATCATCATCCCCACCACGGTAAAAGTCCGCCAGAACGCACGCACGGCCCAGTGCCTCTCCAATCTCCGCCAGATCGGCATCGCCAGCATGGCCTACGCCAACGACAATAAAGACATGCTGCCCCTGCGTGGAGCATCCGATGGCGACTACAATACGACCTTCCCGTGGCCGATCGGCTCCTCGGAACGCGGAAAGACCTGGAACCAGAAAATCGCCTCCTATATGGGCATGGACTGGGTCAGTGCCCGGTCCCGCTTCATCTGCCAGGAAGCCAATCCCAAGCCGGACACCGACCATAAAACGACCTACAATATCTCCTTTTTCCTCGATAGGGGTCCCGTGAAAGGACGCGTTTCCAATCTTAGCAAACCCATCATCCTGGTGGCGGATTTTGAAACAGGAAATTACGATGGCATCTGGCCGTGGAATGCTTCGAGCTATGCAGGCACGGCGAAGCGAACACAGGCATTTCGCCATAACGGCGGCACCCGCCAGAACGTTGTCCTTACCGATGCCTCGGCCAGGAGCCTGACAGGCAAACAGGCCGGCATCTTCGGCGGTTCTACCAGTATTGCCCCCAATCTCTGGATGGTTCCGGAGGATACGAAATTACCCGCACCAATTACATTGAACCCAAGCGCTCCCTCCGAATTCGTTCCCTGA
- a CDS encoding alpha-galactosidase produces the protein MRSRFSLLLLSLFTLSPSLFSAPAAPLVRIQRDADLSQFPRYEIRNTTPAPLTIVVTSTLEDTRGEIRQQAASTYTLAPGNIDTYPAYAPTPADPRTALRDDIALLRTTLTLTPVTVSSPASDSPDLSSETGGEAVTSTHTETHSAIVGTPRPVARDGDYFIGMNVHLQRYTAEEQWKLLRLMKAAGVRSVRIEPGFRAREADGTFLMDPRYEQAQLGAEAFGMNSLFALTFFNPAFHRTGEKAALAHDWAKAVGEHYKGRVFDYQYGNETNSGWSAYGAAADMVAHNRAMALGSLAADPSARPATFAIAEADPHYLREMFRLGIGPWMKAVTVHPYCGVPEAGIAKLEANRAVIGEFGGKQEIWATEVGFHYDEGGALNPTTQQLTLVNGYTREQQADYLARLYLLGRAKGIERIYWYNMYGKNDPETFWLVDADMNPRPVYHTLAFISTWVNDAMPLGGTASTEPVQKQLFRRADGRVFLAAWALRDGVSVNLRLPAGDYTVHDTAGNRLDMDPSRAITLGERPLLIEGLPASVTSYEHLGLLADAMDDRNFNHPLHRWEIAAGETIAVPCVVFNGGNAPVTAHPAVVARMPGWTIKLPEAFEVAPGQTVRRDITLTAPANAVPGVEYRFAFAVETAGPARTQPWETRIWLRGAFPYARHFLEKTVPDYPVRRPIDEDATGFGPAEVIARRASSALTPDSIDGNLTANKWSPDDFVPLAQHGHWKLRDALHPADQDARVRVALRWDEHHLYLAWLVQDDDLSLLDLTSRDWRDADNVRLFLSAESDPEKRTKNISQRDLLVLMAPTRQFHDEAPAVLVASLGGYVRTGYESKIRIASRVWHGGYLIEAAVPFAAIGHTPASGDTLGVNLMSDDCDHGFRKSVSLLALVNYDYWNSPRALTRLRLAD, from the coding sequence ATGCGTTCCCGCTTCAGCCTTTTGCTGCTTTCTCTCTTCACGCTTTCCCCTTCGCTCTTTTCCGCTCCCGCCGCCCCCCTCGTCCGCATCCAGCGCGACGCCGACCTCTCGCAATTTCCCCGCTACGAAATCCGCAATACCACCCCTGCCCCCCTCACCATCGTCGTCACCAGCACCCTCGAGGACACCCGGGGAGAAATCCGTCAGCAGGCGGCCTCAACCTACACCCTTGCCCCCGGCAACATCGACACCTACCCCGCCTACGCCCCCACCCCCGCCGACCCCCGCACCGCGCTGCGCGACGACATCGCTCTCCTCCGCACCACCCTCACCCTTACCCCGGTCACCGTTTCCTCCCCCGCTTCTGACAGTCCGGACCTGAGCTCTGAAACCGGCGGCGAAGCCGTCACCTCCACTCACACCGAAACCCACTCCGCCATTGTCGGCACCCCGCGCCCCGTTGCCCGCGATGGCGACTACTTCATCGGCATGAACGTCCACCTCCAGCGCTACACCGCCGAGGAACAGTGGAAACTGTTGCGCCTGATGAAGGCCGCCGGCGTCCGCTCCGTCCGCATCGAGCCCGGCTTCCGCGCTCGCGAGGCCGACGGCACCTTCCTCATGGACCCCCGCTACGAACAGGCCCAGCTCGGCGCCGAGGCTTTCGGCATGAACAGCCTCTTTGCCCTCACCTTCTTCAACCCGGCCTTCCACCGCACCGGCGAAAAAGCCGCCCTCGCCCACGACTGGGCCAAGGCCGTCGGCGAGCACTACAAGGGACGCGTATTCGATTACCAATACGGCAACGAGACCAACTCCGGCTGGAGCGCCTACGGCGCCGCCGCCGACATGGTCGCGCACAACCGCGCGATGGCCCTCGGCTCGCTCGCCGCCGATCCCTCCGCCCGCCCCGCCACCTTCGCCATCGCCGAGGCCGATCCGCACTACCTGCGCGAAATGTTCCGCCTCGGTATCGGCCCCTGGATGAAAGCCGTCACCGTCCATCCCTACTGCGGCGTTCCCGAAGCCGGCATCGCCAAACTGGAGGCCAACCGGGCCGTGATTGGCGAATTCGGAGGCAAGCAGGAAATCTGGGCCACCGAAGTCGGCTTCCACTACGACGAAGGCGGCGCCCTCAACCCCACCACCCAACAGCTTACCCTCGTCAACGGCTACACCCGGGAACAGCAGGCCGATTATCTCGCCCGCCTCTATCTTCTCGGCCGCGCCAAAGGCATCGAACGCATCTACTGGTATAACATGTATGGCAAGAACGACCCCGAAACCTTCTGGCTGGTCGACGCCGACATGAATCCCCGGCCCGTTTACCACACCCTCGCCTTCATCTCCACCTGGGTGAACGACGCCATGCCCCTCGGCGGCACCGCCTCCACCGAACCCGTCCAGAAACAACTCTTCCGCCGCGCCGACGGCCGCGTGTTCCTCGCCGCCTGGGCGTTGCGCGATGGCGTATCCGTGAACCTGCGACTCCCGGCCGGCGACTACACCGTGCACGACACCGCGGGCAACCGGCTCGACATGGATCCCTCCCGCGCCATCACTCTCGGCGAACGCCCCCTCCTTATCGAAGGCCTGCCCGCCTCCGTTACCAGCTACGAGCACTTAGGACTGCTGGCCGACGCGATGGACGACCGCAATTTCAACCACCCCCTTCACCGCTGGGAAATCGCCGCCGGCGAGACCATCGCCGTCCCCTGCGTGGTCTTCAACGGCGGGAACGCCCCCGTCACCGCCCACCCGGCCGTCGTCGCCCGCATGCCCGGCTGGACGATCAAGCTGCCGGAAGCCTTCGAAGTCGCTCCCGGCCAGACCGTGCGCAGGGACATCACGCTCACCGCCCCGGCCAACGCCGTGCCCGGCGTGGAATACCGCTTCGCCTTCGCGGTCGAGACCGCCGGCCCCGCCCGCACGCAGCCCTGGGAGACCCGCATCTGGCTCAGGGGAGCCTTCCCCTATGCCCGGCATTTCCTGGAAAAAACCGTTCCCGATTACCCCGTCCGTCGTCCGATCGACGAAGATGCCACCGGATTCGGTCCCGCCGAAGTCATTGCCCGCCGCGCCTCTTCCGCGCTCACACCCGATTCCATCGACGGCAACCTGACCGCGAACAAATGGAGCCCCGACGATTTTGTTCCGCTTGCCCAGCACGGACACTGGAAATTGCGCGACGCCCTCCACCCCGCCGACCAGGACGCCCGCGTTCGCGTCGCGCTTCGCTGGGACGAGCATCACCTCTACCTCGCCTGGCTCGTGCAGGACGACGACCTCAGCCTCCTCGATCTCACCAGTCGTGACTGGCGCGATGCCGACAACGTCCGTCTCTTCCTCTCCGCCGAATCCGATCCCGAAAAACGCACCAAAAACATCAGCCAGCGGGATCTTCTCGTTCTCATGGCGCCAACCCGCCAATTTCACGATGAAGCCCCCGCCGTCCTCGTCGCCTCGCTCGGTGGATATGTCCGCACCGGATACGAATCGAAAATCAGGATCGCCAGTCGCGTCTGGCACGGCGGTTACCTCATCGAGGCCGCCGTCCCCTTCGCCGCCATCGGCCACACTCCCGCCTCCGGCGACACCCTTGGCGTCAACCTCATGAGCGACGATTGCGACCACGGTTTCCGAAAATCCGTCTCCCTCCTCGCCCTCGTCAACTACGACTACTGGAACTCCCCGCGCGCCCTCACCCGGCTCCGCCTCGCCGACTGA
- a CDS encoding beta-glucosidase — translation MTTVSLLRRFLLASLGATTLLSAIVAAAEAPRLTATGREYPLISPGAGEKDLRLTLPATLRATTIRTEVRAYDVSAGIAPKPLSTTTTPIPVATLSTTADTRDLTLKVDLPRLGLYDITFTALDTADEPVAAINVSCAAVPPRTEVGPADFATATHFGHTPTADDLESVPATLALIKLAGFSRIRDEVSWDTVERTPGAFVFGPHHDAYIRQAADLGLSPLIVLDFGNARAYPEAFKGTKGFPETAETRALFVRYATELVKRYGKQVRHWEVWNEPQAWGKPTNEHYTLLLKEVYAAIKKLDPLATVIGCGGGGAGGGPGGDYAAAVISHGGLDSMDAFSIHPYMTPPGTPDNGYGAWNSPIGRVSIPSVSQHLRRFIDNPKNLRSDGKKLGLWVTEYGAFTSPVSFVQGEPFQALFLTRAYLLARRHGTMDVLVWYDFRDDGTNPQNPEHNFGIIRKDYSPKPAYVATATLTHTLGDRPWKRAIMENATCAIHEYSNGDDDSVIAGWCVQSLYHELVNIRPKPGRYLLRDWQGGEQTIEIGEKGYLWKVRPLPQYLILQK, via the coding sequence TTTCCTCCTCGCCTCTCTCGGCGCGACCACACTCCTCTCCGCCATCGTGGCCGCCGCGGAGGCGCCACGGCTCACCGCCACTGGCCGTGAATATCCGCTCATCTCCCCGGGTGCGGGAGAAAAAGACCTGCGGCTCACTCTCCCCGCGACCCTCCGCGCCACGACCATTCGCACCGAAGTTCGTGCCTATGATGTCTCCGCCGGCATCGCCCCCAAACCCCTCTCCACGACGACCACTCCCATCCCCGTCGCCACGCTCTCCACCACCGCAGACACCCGCGACCTCACTCTCAAGGTCGACCTCCCCCGCCTCGGCCTCTACGACATCACTTTCACCGCCCTCGACACCGCGGACGAACCCGTTGCCGCCATCAACGTCTCCTGCGCCGCCGTCCCCCCGCGCACTGAAGTGGGTCCCGCCGATTTCGCCACCGCCACCCACTTCGGCCACACCCCCACCGCTGACGACCTCGAATCCGTCCCCGCCACCCTCGCCCTCATCAAACTTGCCGGCTTCTCCCGCATCCGCGACGAAGTCTCCTGGGACACCGTCGAGCGCACCCCCGGCGCCTTTGTGTTCGGCCCCCATCACGACGCTTACATCCGGCAAGCCGCCGACCTCGGTCTCTCTCCCCTCATCGTTCTCGATTTCGGCAACGCCCGCGCCTACCCCGAAGCCTTCAAAGGCACCAAAGGCTTTCCCGAAACCGCCGAAACCCGCGCCCTCTTCGTCCGCTACGCCACCGAACTCGTCAAACGCTACGGCAAACAGGTCCGCCACTGGGAAGTCTGGAACGAACCCCAGGCCTGGGGCAAACCGACCAACGAACACTACACCCTCCTCCTCAAAGAGGTCTACGCCGCCATCAAAAAACTCGACCCCCTCGCCACCGTCATCGGTTGCGGCGGCGGCGGAGCCGGAGGCGGCCCCGGCGGCGACTATGCCGCGGCCGTCATCAGCCACGGCGGCCTCGACTCCATGGATGCCTTCAGTATCCATCCCTACATGACGCCTCCCGGCACGCCCGACAACGGCTACGGCGCCTGGAACTCCCCCATCGGCCGCGTCAGCATCCCCAGCGTGTCGCAGCACCTCCGCCGCTTTATCGACAATCCCAAAAACCTCCGGTCCGACGGCAAAAAACTCGGTCTCTGGGTCACCGAATACGGCGCATTCACCTCCCCCGTCAGCTTCGTGCAGGGCGAACCCTTCCAGGCCCTTTTCCTTACCCGCGCCTACCTCCTCGCCCGCCGCCACGGCACCATGGACGTCCTCGTCTGGTATGATTTTCGCGACGACGGCACCAACCCGCAAAACCCCGAACACAACTTCGGCATCATCCGCAAAGACTACTCCCCCAAACCCGCCTACGTCGCCACCGCCACCCTCACCCATACCCTGGGCGACCGTCCCTGGAAACGAGCCATCATGGAAAACGCCACCTGTGCCATTCACGAATACAGCAACGGTGACGACGACTCCGTGATCGCCGGCTGGTGCGTCCAGAGCCTTTACCACGAACTCGTCAACATCCGCCCCAAGCCCGGCCGCTACCTCCTCCGCGACTGGCAAGGCGGCGAACAAACCATCGAGATCGGAGAAAAAGGCTACCTCTGGAAAGTCCGCCCCCTCCCGCAATATCTCATCCTGCAAAAATGA